Proteins encoded together in one Cicer arietinum cultivar CDC Frontier isolate Library 1 chromosome 4, Cicar.CDCFrontier_v2.0, whole genome shotgun sequence window:
- the LOC101495442 gene encoding protein FAR-RED IMPAIRED RESPONSE 1 isoform X3, which translates to MSDAVNEEDRRGGAPVASPKRDVAFFEGDRDFEPPNGIEFESHEAAYSFYQEYAKSMGFTTSIKNSRRSKKTKEFIDAKFACSRYGVTPESDSGSSRRPSVKKTDCKACMHVKKRPDGKWTIHEFIKDHNHELLPALAYHFRIHRNVKLAEKNNIDILHAVSERTKKMYVEMSRQSGGCQNPESLVGDTNYQFDRGQYLSLDEGDAQVMLEYFKHIQKENPNFFYSIDLNEEQRLRNLFWVDAKSINDYLSFNDVVSFDTTYVKSNDKLPFAPFIGVNHHSQPILLGCALVADETKPTFVWLLKTWLRAMGGQAPKVIVTDQDKALKAAIEEVFPNVRHCFSLWHILEKIPENLSFVIKQYKNFLPKFNNCIFKSWTDEQFDMRWWEMVTIFELHDDVWFHSLYEDRKKWVPTYMGDVFLAGMSTSQRSESMNSFFDKYIHKKITLKEFVKQYGLILQNRYDEEAIADFDTLHKQPALKSPSPWEKQMSTIYTHTIFKKFQIEVLGVAGCQSRIEVGDGNVAKFIVQDYEKDEEFLVTWNELSSEVSCFCRLFEYKGFLCRHALSVLQRCGCSSVPSHYIMKRWTKDAKIREHIADRTRRIQTRVQRYNDLCKRAIELSEEGSLSEESYNVAIRTLIDSLKNCVLVNNSNGNGAETGNNGYSLREAEQNQVTLASKPSKKRNTTRKRKVQQEQNPILVDAQDSLQQMDNLSSDAMTLNGYYGTQQNVQGLQVQLNLMEPPHDGYYVNQQSMQGLGPLNSMAPSHDGYFGTQQSIHGMGGQLEYRPTTPFGYSLQLL; encoded by the exons ATGAGTGACGCGGTCAATGAAGAGGATCGCAGGGGTGGTGCACCTGTTGCTTCTCCTAAGAGGGACGTAGCTTTCTTTGAAGGGGACAGAGACTTTGAGCCACCCAATGGTATTGAATTTGAATCTCATGAAGCAGCATATTCATTTTATCAAGAATATGCCAAATCTATGGGATTCACCACTTCAATTAAAAACAGCAGACgctcaaagaaaacaaaagaatttATTGATGCGAAATTTGCGTGCTCTAGGTATGGAGTTACACCTGAGTCTGATAGTGGGAGCAGTCGGAGACCAAGTGTAAAGAAGACAGATTGCAAAGCTTGCATGCATGTGAAGAAAAGGCCGGATGGAAAGTGGACCATTcatgaatttataaaagatcacaATCATGAACTTTTACCAGCTTTGGCATATCATTTTCGGATTCATAGAAATGTTAAGTTAGCTGAAAAGAATAATATTGATATCTTGCATGCCGTTAGTGAACGCACCAAAAAGATGTATGTTGAAATGTCTAGACAATCTGGTGGCTGTCAAAACCCCGAGTCTCTCGTGGGTGATACAAACTATCAGTTTGACAGAGGCCAATATCTGTCTTTGGATGAGGGAGATGCCCAAGTTATGCTGGAGTATTTCAAGCATATTCAAAAGGAAAATCCCAACTTCTTCTATTCTATAGATTTAAATGAAGAACAACGACTAAGAAATCTATTTTGGGTCGATGCAAAAAGTATCAATGATTATCTCAGCTTTAATGATGTAGTTTCATTTGATACTACCTACGTAAAAAGCAATGATAAGTTGCCTTTTGCTCCTTTTATTGGAGTGAACCATCACTCTCAACCTATATTGCTTGGATGTGCATTGGTTGCAGATGAGACTAAGCCAACTTTTGTTTGGTTACTGAAGACGTGGCTTAGAGCGATGGGAGGGCAAGCTCCCAAAGTTATAGTCACTGATCAAGACAAAGCCTTGAAGGCGGCAATTGAAGAAGTCTTCCCAAATGTACGCCATTGCTTTTCTCTTTGGCACATATTGGAAAAGATACCTGAAAATTTGTCTTTCGTGATAAAACAGTATAAGAACTTCTTGCCAAAGTTTAACAATTGCATTTTTAAGTCTTGGACAGATGAACAGTTTGACATGAGATGGTGGGAAATGGTGACTATATTTGAACTCCATGATGATGTTTGGTTTCATTCATTGTATGAAGACCGGAAAAAGTGGGTACCAACATACATGGGGGATGTCTTTTTAGCTGGAATGTCCACATCTCAACGTTCAGAAAGTATGAACTCTTTCTTTGACAAATACATTCATAAGAAAATCACCCTTAAAGAGTTTGTGAAACAATATGGGCTAATTCTTCAGAATAGGTATGATGAAGAAGCCATTGCAGATTTTGATACATTGCACAAACAGCCTGCTCTTAAATCTCCTTCACCTTGGGAAAAACAAATGTCAACAATTTATACACATACAATATTTAAGAAATTCCAAATTGAAGTGTTGGGTGTTGCCGGCTGTCAATCTAGGATAGAGGTTGGAGATGGAAATGTTGCAAAATTTATAGTTCAAGATTACGAGAAGGATGAAGAGTTTTTGGTAACTTGGAATGAGTTGAGCTCAGAGGTCTCTTGCTTCTGTCGATTGTTTGAATATAAAGGTTTTCTTTGCAGGCATGCATTGAGTGTTCTCCAACGTTGTGGTTGTTCAAGTGTTCCATCTCATTATATCATGAAGAGGTGGACCAAAGATGCCAAAATTAGGGAACACATAGCAGATAGGACAAGAAGGATTCAAACCAGGGTTCAACGTTATAATGATCTGTGCAAACGGGCTATTGAGTTGAGTGAAGAAGGATCATTATCTGAAGAGAGTTACAATGTTGCTATCCGCACACTCATTGATTCCCTAAAGAACTGTGTACTTGTAAATAACTCTAACGGCAATGGTGCAGAAACTGGAAACAATGGTTACAGTCTTCGTGAAGCAGAACAAAACCAGGTTACCCTTGCATCGAAGCCAAGTAAGAAGAGGAACACAACTAGGAAAAGAAAG GTGCAACAAGAGCAGAATCCTATACTTGTTGATGCTCAAGATAGCCTGCAGCAAATG GATAATCTTAGCTCAGATGCAATGACCCTTAATGGATATTATGGTACCCAGCAGAATGTGCAAGGACTG CAGGTACAGTTGAACCTAATGGAACCACCTCATGATGGTTACTATGTTAATCAACAGAGCATGCAAGGCCTG GGTCCATTGAATTCTATGGCTCCGAGTCATGATGGGTATTTCGGAACACAACAAAGCATTCATGGGATG GGAGGGCAATTGGAATATCGTCCGACAACCCCTTTTGGATATAGTCTTCAG CTTTTGTAG
- the LOC101495442 gene encoding protein FAR-RED IMPAIRED RESPONSE 1 isoform X2, whose amino-acid sequence MSDAVNEEDRRGGAPVASPKRDVAFFEGDRDFEPPNGIEFESHEAAYSFYQEYAKSMGFTTSIKNSRRSKKTKEFIDAKFACSRYGVTPESDSGSSRRPSVKKTDCKACMHVKKRPDGKWTIHEFIKDHNHELLPALAYHFRIHRNVKLAEKNNIDILHAVSERTKKMYVEMSRQSGGCQNPESLVGDTNYQFDRGQYLSLDEGDAQVMLEYFKHIQKENPNFFYSIDLNEEQRLRNLFWVDAKSINDYLSFNDVVSFDTTYVKSNDKLPFAPFIGVNHHSQPILLGCALVADETKPTFVWLLKTWLRAMGGQAPKVIVTDQDKALKAAIEEVFPNVRHCFSLWHILEKIPENLSFVIKQYKNFLPKFNNCIFKSWTDEQFDMRWWEMVTIFELHDDVWFHSLYEDRKKWVPTYMGDVFLAGMSTSQRSESMNSFFDKYIHKKITLKEFVKQYGLILQNRYDEEAIADFDTLHKQPALKSPSPWEKQMSTIYTHTIFKKFQIEVLGVAGCQSRIEVGDGNVAKFIVQDYEKDEEFLVTWNELSSEVSCFCRLFEYKGFLCRHALSVLQRCGCSSVPSHYIMKRWTKDAKIREHIADRTRRIQTRVQRYNDLCKRAIELSEEGSLSEESYNVAIRTLIDSLKNCVLVNNSNGNGAETGNNGYSLREAEQNQVTLASKPSKKRNTTRKRKVQQEQNPILVDAQDSLQQMDNLSSDAMTLNGYYGTQQNVQGLVQLNLMEPPHDGYYVNQQSMQGLGPLNSMAPSHDGYFGTQQSIHGMGGQLEYRPTTPFGYSLQDEPDQHFHSNNSRNT is encoded by the exons ATGAGTGACGCGGTCAATGAAGAGGATCGCAGGGGTGGTGCACCTGTTGCTTCTCCTAAGAGGGACGTAGCTTTCTTTGAAGGGGACAGAGACTTTGAGCCACCCAATGGTATTGAATTTGAATCTCATGAAGCAGCATATTCATTTTATCAAGAATATGCCAAATCTATGGGATTCACCACTTCAATTAAAAACAGCAGACgctcaaagaaaacaaaagaatttATTGATGCGAAATTTGCGTGCTCTAGGTATGGAGTTACACCTGAGTCTGATAGTGGGAGCAGTCGGAGACCAAGTGTAAAGAAGACAGATTGCAAAGCTTGCATGCATGTGAAGAAAAGGCCGGATGGAAAGTGGACCATTcatgaatttataaaagatcacaATCATGAACTTTTACCAGCTTTGGCATATCATTTTCGGATTCATAGAAATGTTAAGTTAGCTGAAAAGAATAATATTGATATCTTGCATGCCGTTAGTGAACGCACCAAAAAGATGTATGTTGAAATGTCTAGACAATCTGGTGGCTGTCAAAACCCCGAGTCTCTCGTGGGTGATACAAACTATCAGTTTGACAGAGGCCAATATCTGTCTTTGGATGAGGGAGATGCCCAAGTTATGCTGGAGTATTTCAAGCATATTCAAAAGGAAAATCCCAACTTCTTCTATTCTATAGATTTAAATGAAGAACAACGACTAAGAAATCTATTTTGGGTCGATGCAAAAAGTATCAATGATTATCTCAGCTTTAATGATGTAGTTTCATTTGATACTACCTACGTAAAAAGCAATGATAAGTTGCCTTTTGCTCCTTTTATTGGAGTGAACCATCACTCTCAACCTATATTGCTTGGATGTGCATTGGTTGCAGATGAGACTAAGCCAACTTTTGTTTGGTTACTGAAGACGTGGCTTAGAGCGATGGGAGGGCAAGCTCCCAAAGTTATAGTCACTGATCAAGACAAAGCCTTGAAGGCGGCAATTGAAGAAGTCTTCCCAAATGTACGCCATTGCTTTTCTCTTTGGCACATATTGGAAAAGATACCTGAAAATTTGTCTTTCGTGATAAAACAGTATAAGAACTTCTTGCCAAAGTTTAACAATTGCATTTTTAAGTCTTGGACAGATGAACAGTTTGACATGAGATGGTGGGAAATGGTGACTATATTTGAACTCCATGATGATGTTTGGTTTCATTCATTGTATGAAGACCGGAAAAAGTGGGTACCAACATACATGGGGGATGTCTTTTTAGCTGGAATGTCCACATCTCAACGTTCAGAAAGTATGAACTCTTTCTTTGACAAATACATTCATAAGAAAATCACCCTTAAAGAGTTTGTGAAACAATATGGGCTAATTCTTCAGAATAGGTATGATGAAGAAGCCATTGCAGATTTTGATACATTGCACAAACAGCCTGCTCTTAAATCTCCTTCACCTTGGGAAAAACAAATGTCAACAATTTATACACATACAATATTTAAGAAATTCCAAATTGAAGTGTTGGGTGTTGCCGGCTGTCAATCTAGGATAGAGGTTGGAGATGGAAATGTTGCAAAATTTATAGTTCAAGATTACGAGAAGGATGAAGAGTTTTTGGTAACTTGGAATGAGTTGAGCTCAGAGGTCTCTTGCTTCTGTCGATTGTTTGAATATAAAGGTTTTCTTTGCAGGCATGCATTGAGTGTTCTCCAACGTTGTGGTTGTTCAAGTGTTCCATCTCATTATATCATGAAGAGGTGGACCAAAGATGCCAAAATTAGGGAACACATAGCAGATAGGACAAGAAGGATTCAAACCAGGGTTCAACGTTATAATGATCTGTGCAAACGGGCTATTGAGTTGAGTGAAGAAGGATCATTATCTGAAGAGAGTTACAATGTTGCTATCCGCACACTCATTGATTCCCTAAAGAACTGTGTACTTGTAAATAACTCTAACGGCAATGGTGCAGAAACTGGAAACAATGGTTACAGTCTTCGTGAAGCAGAACAAAACCAGGTTACCCTTGCATCGAAGCCAAGTAAGAAGAGGAACACAACTAGGAAAAGAAAG GTGCAACAAGAGCAGAATCCTATACTTGTTGATGCTCAAGATAGCCTGCAGCAAATG GATAATCTTAGCTCAGATGCAATGACCCTTAATGGATATTATGGTACCCAGCAGAATGTGCAAGGACTG GTACAGTTGAACCTAATGGAACCACCTCATGATGGTTACTATGTTAATCAACAGAGCATGCAAGGCCTG GGTCCATTGAATTCTATGGCTCCGAGTCATGATGGGTATTTCGGAACACAACAAAGCATTCATGGGATG GGAGGGCAATTGGAATATCGTCCGACAACCCCTTTTGGATATAGTCTTCAG GATGAGCCTGATCAACACTTTCACAGCAACAATTCAAGAAATACATAG
- the LOC101495442 gene encoding protein FAR-RED IMPAIRED RESPONSE 1 isoform X1 — protein MSDAVNEEDRRGGAPVASPKRDVAFFEGDRDFEPPNGIEFESHEAAYSFYQEYAKSMGFTTSIKNSRRSKKTKEFIDAKFACSRYGVTPESDSGSSRRPSVKKTDCKACMHVKKRPDGKWTIHEFIKDHNHELLPALAYHFRIHRNVKLAEKNNIDILHAVSERTKKMYVEMSRQSGGCQNPESLVGDTNYQFDRGQYLSLDEGDAQVMLEYFKHIQKENPNFFYSIDLNEEQRLRNLFWVDAKSINDYLSFNDVVSFDTTYVKSNDKLPFAPFIGVNHHSQPILLGCALVADETKPTFVWLLKTWLRAMGGQAPKVIVTDQDKALKAAIEEVFPNVRHCFSLWHILEKIPENLSFVIKQYKNFLPKFNNCIFKSWTDEQFDMRWWEMVTIFELHDDVWFHSLYEDRKKWVPTYMGDVFLAGMSTSQRSESMNSFFDKYIHKKITLKEFVKQYGLILQNRYDEEAIADFDTLHKQPALKSPSPWEKQMSTIYTHTIFKKFQIEVLGVAGCQSRIEVGDGNVAKFIVQDYEKDEEFLVTWNELSSEVSCFCRLFEYKGFLCRHALSVLQRCGCSSVPSHYIMKRWTKDAKIREHIADRTRRIQTRVQRYNDLCKRAIELSEEGSLSEESYNVAIRTLIDSLKNCVLVNNSNGNGAETGNNGYSLREAEQNQVTLASKPSKKRNTTRKRKVQQEQNPILVDAQDSLQQMDNLSSDAMTLNGYYGTQQNVQGLQVQLNLMEPPHDGYYVNQQSMQGLGPLNSMAPSHDGYFGTQQSIHGMGGQLEYRPTTPFGYSLQDEPDQHFHSNNSRNT, from the exons ATGAGTGACGCGGTCAATGAAGAGGATCGCAGGGGTGGTGCACCTGTTGCTTCTCCTAAGAGGGACGTAGCTTTCTTTGAAGGGGACAGAGACTTTGAGCCACCCAATGGTATTGAATTTGAATCTCATGAAGCAGCATATTCATTTTATCAAGAATATGCCAAATCTATGGGATTCACCACTTCAATTAAAAACAGCAGACgctcaaagaaaacaaaagaatttATTGATGCGAAATTTGCGTGCTCTAGGTATGGAGTTACACCTGAGTCTGATAGTGGGAGCAGTCGGAGACCAAGTGTAAAGAAGACAGATTGCAAAGCTTGCATGCATGTGAAGAAAAGGCCGGATGGAAAGTGGACCATTcatgaatttataaaagatcacaATCATGAACTTTTACCAGCTTTGGCATATCATTTTCGGATTCATAGAAATGTTAAGTTAGCTGAAAAGAATAATATTGATATCTTGCATGCCGTTAGTGAACGCACCAAAAAGATGTATGTTGAAATGTCTAGACAATCTGGTGGCTGTCAAAACCCCGAGTCTCTCGTGGGTGATACAAACTATCAGTTTGACAGAGGCCAATATCTGTCTTTGGATGAGGGAGATGCCCAAGTTATGCTGGAGTATTTCAAGCATATTCAAAAGGAAAATCCCAACTTCTTCTATTCTATAGATTTAAATGAAGAACAACGACTAAGAAATCTATTTTGGGTCGATGCAAAAAGTATCAATGATTATCTCAGCTTTAATGATGTAGTTTCATTTGATACTACCTACGTAAAAAGCAATGATAAGTTGCCTTTTGCTCCTTTTATTGGAGTGAACCATCACTCTCAACCTATATTGCTTGGATGTGCATTGGTTGCAGATGAGACTAAGCCAACTTTTGTTTGGTTACTGAAGACGTGGCTTAGAGCGATGGGAGGGCAAGCTCCCAAAGTTATAGTCACTGATCAAGACAAAGCCTTGAAGGCGGCAATTGAAGAAGTCTTCCCAAATGTACGCCATTGCTTTTCTCTTTGGCACATATTGGAAAAGATACCTGAAAATTTGTCTTTCGTGATAAAACAGTATAAGAACTTCTTGCCAAAGTTTAACAATTGCATTTTTAAGTCTTGGACAGATGAACAGTTTGACATGAGATGGTGGGAAATGGTGACTATATTTGAACTCCATGATGATGTTTGGTTTCATTCATTGTATGAAGACCGGAAAAAGTGGGTACCAACATACATGGGGGATGTCTTTTTAGCTGGAATGTCCACATCTCAACGTTCAGAAAGTATGAACTCTTTCTTTGACAAATACATTCATAAGAAAATCACCCTTAAAGAGTTTGTGAAACAATATGGGCTAATTCTTCAGAATAGGTATGATGAAGAAGCCATTGCAGATTTTGATACATTGCACAAACAGCCTGCTCTTAAATCTCCTTCACCTTGGGAAAAACAAATGTCAACAATTTATACACATACAATATTTAAGAAATTCCAAATTGAAGTGTTGGGTGTTGCCGGCTGTCAATCTAGGATAGAGGTTGGAGATGGAAATGTTGCAAAATTTATAGTTCAAGATTACGAGAAGGATGAAGAGTTTTTGGTAACTTGGAATGAGTTGAGCTCAGAGGTCTCTTGCTTCTGTCGATTGTTTGAATATAAAGGTTTTCTTTGCAGGCATGCATTGAGTGTTCTCCAACGTTGTGGTTGTTCAAGTGTTCCATCTCATTATATCATGAAGAGGTGGACCAAAGATGCCAAAATTAGGGAACACATAGCAGATAGGACAAGAAGGATTCAAACCAGGGTTCAACGTTATAATGATCTGTGCAAACGGGCTATTGAGTTGAGTGAAGAAGGATCATTATCTGAAGAGAGTTACAATGTTGCTATCCGCACACTCATTGATTCCCTAAAGAACTGTGTACTTGTAAATAACTCTAACGGCAATGGTGCAGAAACTGGAAACAATGGTTACAGTCTTCGTGAAGCAGAACAAAACCAGGTTACCCTTGCATCGAAGCCAAGTAAGAAGAGGAACACAACTAGGAAAAGAAAG GTGCAACAAGAGCAGAATCCTATACTTGTTGATGCTCAAGATAGCCTGCAGCAAATG GATAATCTTAGCTCAGATGCAATGACCCTTAATGGATATTATGGTACCCAGCAGAATGTGCAAGGACTG CAGGTACAGTTGAACCTAATGGAACCACCTCATGATGGTTACTATGTTAATCAACAGAGCATGCAAGGCCTG GGTCCATTGAATTCTATGGCTCCGAGTCATGATGGGTATTTCGGAACACAACAAAGCATTCATGGGATG GGAGGGCAATTGGAATATCGTCCGACAACCCCTTTTGGATATAGTCTTCAG GATGAGCCTGATCAACACTTTCACAGCAACAATTCAAGAAATACATAG